The proteins below come from a single Torulaspora delbrueckii CBS 1146 chromosome 5, complete genome genomic window:
- the REH1 gene encoding Reh1p (similar to Saccharomyces cerevisiae REH1 (YLR387C); ancestral locus Anc_4.243) — protein sequence MSGPNFTCNSCEIQFKSSDSQRYHMKTEWHRYNLKRRVANLPRISAAEFAEKLQLSEQQRLENEVDEFGFAVLKPKGNVRHQPKEKKISRKPQAIDSRGRSENVSKLATDDANKKSARSQSPAESVTSEISKLSVFSEETNTDYGEDTVSEYGFTSESNYNSDSSASSLEHNEEDGEVNTLSIRDCIYCDAKFKETERNVNHMFREHGLYIPERSYLTDLAGLLKYLIEVIVVEKNCFCCSFEGSSLESIRAHMNSKRHCRLPYETKEERERLSPYYDFSLAEDDGQPSPSGKRTQSSVSLEGEEGQEAIGNDVQHDVNSNFTMVSVDDTGMEMTLPTGARLGHRIGQRYYRQNLPLPPDRNDSRRTVTAADRRIISGVTEKQYKQGVKKMQQLERNDMNRHIRQEKSKKVNFQPHYRDELLQ from the coding sequence ATGAGTGGCCCTAATTTTACCTGTAACTCATGTGAGATCCAGTTCAAGTCGAGTGATTCGCAACGTTACCATATGAAGACTGAATGGCATCGGTACAATTTAAAGAGAAGGGTGGCTAATTTACCACGTATCAGTGCAGCTGAGTTTGCAGAAAAGCTACAATTGTCTGAGCAGCAAAGGCTGGAGAACGAGGTGGATGAGTTTGGGTTTGCCGTGTTGAAGCCCAAAGGTAATGTGCGTCATCAGCccaaggagaagaagattaGCCGCAAGCCCCAGGCCATTGATTCTCGAGGAAGGTCTGAAAACGTTAGTAAATTGGCTACCGATGATGCAAATAAGAAGTCTGCCAGGTCTCAATCACCGGCCGAATCCGTTACCTCTGAGATCTCCAAACTGTCTGTGTTTAGCGAAGAAACAAATACAGACTATGGTGAGGATACAGTTTCAGAATATGGATTTACAAGTGAATCTAATTACAATTCCGATTCATCGGCTTCTAGTTTAGAAcataatgaagaagacggTGAAGTCAATACACTCAGTATTCGTGATTGTATCTATTGTGATgccaaattcaaagaaaccgAGCGTAATGTAAATCATATGTTCCGTGAGCACGGGTTATACATACCGGAAAGATCCTACCTTACTGATCTTGCAGGTTTATTGAAATACCTGATTGAGGTTATTGTTGTTGAGAAAAACTGTTTTTGCTGTAGCTTCGAAGGTTCCAGTTTAGAGAGTATCAGAGCTCACATGAACTCGAAACGTCATTGTAGACTTCCCTACgagaccaaagaagagagagaaCGTCTATCGCCATATTACGATTTCAGCCTTGCGGAAGATGACGGACAGCCCTCACCTTCTGGTAAAAGAACCCAATCCTCAGTTTCTTTGGAGGGAGAAGAAGGCCAGGAGGCGATTGGAAATGATGTGCAACATGACGTAAATTCGAATTTCACAATGGTATCTGTTGATGACACGGGGATGGAGATGACACTCCCAACCGGTGCCAGACTAGGACATAGAATTGGCCAAAGATACTACCGACAAAACCTTCCCTTGCCACCTGACAGAAACGATAGTAGGAGAACTGTTACCGCTGCGGATAGACGAATCATTAGTGGCGTTACTGAGAAACAATACAAACAAGGTGTCAAAAAGATGCAGCAGCTTGAGAGAAATGATATGAATAGACATATCCGTCAAGAAAAATCCAAGAAGGTCAACTTCCAGCCTCATTACAGAGACGAGCTTCTACAATAA
- the VAC14 gene encoding Vac14p (similar to Saccharomyces cerevisiae VAC14 (YLR386W); ancestral locus Anc_4.242) — MARNAGLMGLAAAAIALGTNDVGRYLNHILPPVLACFGDQNDQVRFYACESLYNIAKIAKGEILVYFNEVFDVLCKVSADTENSVRGAAELLDRLIKDIVAETASNYISVVNSDLRDVPPRLTTDPMTGEVYQGDYEQESSLAFSLPKFIPLLTERIYTINPDTRVFLVDWLKVLLNTPGLELISFLPSFLGGLFTFLGDSHKDVRTVTHALLDLLLHEVERISKLQSSLRKMERQKQLEDKNEGSSKKVDGFLIAEKKKTLMTALGKLSIDKNGHPVEAARPKDDAKPEAVDSDSSVSETVGVVSSIADRDGEDYIPGQDIHLDFSEIIDILVNNLASSEAEIQLVAIHWMRTILTLSPDDFVPFFSKILSLLLKLLSDPDPRISESARIVNKQLIELCNDYNHSKDPTAIAYGSIVNSMTLQFFDSKVDAKIACLDWLLLIYRKAPSQILRHNDSMFLTLLKSLSDKDSRLTEKALELLSSLCSDSNDNYIKKFLQDLLILFKKDTKLLKARANFIMRQLCARLTPERIYRVVSPILDSYDDVVFVRMVIQILSTNLITASEVDSLRKKLRSGDDGMFFNTLFRSWCQNPVSVISLCLVSENYDMAYSVLQAYVDYDLTLNDLIQLDVLVQLLESPVFTRMRLQLLEQQKYPHLHKSLYGILMILPQSKAFDVLNRRLNSVSNWTWQPPSDRNVYQQRSSSQSSLSNSVESEGYQNSVSQNKLHARELLKHFNNVCAAARSSPSFGDVYESELLFMGSVPESQREPSYKTGTPMRVDSSSDKLGASKRDSGTDASSVIYRSSASRRQTDRESSQAS, encoded by the coding sequence ATGGCAAGGAACGCTGGTTTGATGGGTTTGGCTGCTGCAGCGATCGCTTTGGGCACCAACGATGTTGGAAGATACCTGAATCACATTCTGCCGCCCGTGTTGGCTTGTTTCGGAGATCAGAACGATCAGGTGAGATTCTATGCATGCGAAAGTTTGTATAATATTGCTAAGATCGCTAAGGGAGAGATACTTGTGTACTTCAACGAGGTATTTGATGTACTCTGTAAGGTAAGCGCGGACACAGAAAACTCTGTGAGGGGTGCAGCAGAGCTTTTAGATCGATTGATCAAGGATATAGTGGCCGAAACCGCTTCAAACTATATTAGTGTAGTCAACAGCGATCTTCGAGATGTCCCACCACGTTTAACTACTGACCCTATGACTGGTGAAGTTTATCAGGGAGATTatgaacaagaaagctCTTTGGCATTTTCGTTACCAAAATTCATCCCACTTTTAACAGAAAGGATATATACTATAAATCCGGACACTAGGGTTTTTCTGGTAGACTGGCTAAAGGTTTTGCTGAACACGCCTGGATTGGAACTCATCTCATTTTTACCCTCATTCCTAGGAGGcctcttcaccttcttgGGTGACTCTCACAAGGACGTCAGAACTGTCACGCACGCCTTGCTGGACCTTTTGCTACATGAGGTTGAACGTATTTCCAAATTACAGTCGAGTCTCAGAAAGATGGAAAGGCAGAAACAGCTTGAAGATAAGAATGAAggatcatcaaagaaagtaGATGGTTTTTTGATtgcagagaagaaaaaaacATTAATGACAGCACTAGGAAAGCTGTCGATTGACAAGAATGGTCATCCGGTCGAAGCAGCCCGTCCAAAAGATGACGCAAAACCCGAAGCGGTAGACAGTGATAGTTCAGTGAGTGAAACTGTGGGAGTTGTTTCCTCAATCGCTGATCGCGACGGTGAGGATTATATTCCAGGGCAGGATATACACCTAGACTTCTCGGAAATCATAGACATCTTGGTGAATAATCTTGCCTCTTCTGAAGCCGAGATACAATTGGTCGCTATACACTGGATGAGGACTATTTTAACACTCTCACCTGACGATTTCGTtcctttcttctcaaagataTTATCATTATTGTTGAAACTGCTAAGTGATCCGGACCCTCGTATTAGTGAGAGTGCTCGAATTGTCAATAAACAATTGATTGAGCTGTGCAATGACTATAATCATTCTAAGGACCCCACTGCAATAGCTTACGGGTCAATAGTCAACAGCATGACTTTACAATTTTTCGATAGCAAAGTTGATGCTAAGATAGCTTGTCTTGACTGGCTTTTGCTAATCTACAGGAAAGCGCCAAGCCAAATTCTAAGGCATAACGATAGCATGTTTCTAACGTTGCTTAAGTCCCTTTCGGACAAGGACAGTAGATTAACTGAGAAGGCTCTTGAACTTTTATCAAGCTTGTGCTCAGATTCCAATGACAACTACATCAAAAAATTCCTCCAGGATCTTTTGATCCTATTTAAGAAAGATACGAAGCTTTTGAAGGCCCGCGCCAATTTCATCATGAGACAGCTTTGCGCTAGACTAACTCCAGAAAGAATTTACAGAGTAGTCTCACCAATTTTAGATTCGTATGACGACGTTGTATTTGTTCGCATGGTAATTCAAATACTCAGTACCAACCTAATCACAGCCTCTGAAGTGGACTCACTGAGAAAAAAGCTAAGAAGTGGAGATGATGGGATGTTTTTTAACACGTTGTTCAGATCGTGGTGTCAAAATCCTGTTTCAGTAATTTCTCTCTGTCTGGTCTCTGAAAATTATGATATGGCTTACTCCGTTCTACAGGCTTATGTGGACTACGACTTAACCCTCAATGATCTTATTCAACTGGACGTCTTGGTGCAGCTTTTAGAATCTCCTGTTTTTACTAGGATGCGTCTGCAATTATTGGAACAACAAAAGTATCCACACCTGCACAAGTCATTATACGGAATCCTGATGATTTTACCGCAATCTAAAGCTTTTGATGTACTGAATAGAAGGCTAAACTCTGTTAGTAACTGGACCTGGCAACCACCTTCTGATAGGAATGTCTATCAGCAGAGGAGCTCTTCGCAATCGAGTCTAAGTAACAGTGTTGAGTCGGAAGGTTATCAAAATTCGGTCAGTCAAAATAAGCTTCACGCCCGTGAACTGTTGAAGCATTTTAATAACGTCTGTGCTGCTGCTCGCTCGTCGCCAAGTTTTGGAGACGTATATGAGTCAGAACTTCTATTCATGGGATCGGTTCCAGAAAGTCAAAGAGAGCCTTCGTATAAAACTGGTACACCTATGAGAGTTGATTCCTCTAGCGACAAGCTGGGCGCTAGCAAGAGGGATAGTGGCACTGATGCGAGCTCAGTGATATATAGGAGCAGTGCTTCTAGAAGGCAAACTGACCGAGAATCATCTCAGGCGTCCTAA
- the SWC7 gene encoding Swc7p (similar to Saccharomyces cerevisiae SWC7 (YLR385C); ancestral locus Anc_4.241), translating into MDYPTNVLLLLLQLILQRQQALVHQDKSLDLAALLKEPIVDKEVLTQFQNHKLVKMYAPELCNVHLRLLKSLVADIFMTGTPGDETHDDTTVITLANYYYNQRIEELTQDQLPRIRHEIAELLNP; encoded by the coding sequence ATGGACTACCCAACAAATGTGCTattgctgctgctgcaaCTAATACTACAACGACAACAGGCATTGGTCCACCAGGACAAATCCCTGGACCTTGCAGCGCTCCTAAAGGAACCCATCGTGGACAAGGAAGTGCTAACACAATTCCAGAATCACAAACTGGTCAAAATGTATGCACCAGAGCTTTGTAATGTGCATTTGAGACTCCTAAAGAGCCTCGTTGCAGACATATTTATGACTGGCACCCCAGGCGACGAAACGCACGATGACACAACAGTTATAACGCTCGCAAACTACTATTACAACCAGCGgatcgaagaattgacGCAGGATCAACTACCAAGAATACGGCATGAGATAGCGGAACTGCTAAACCCATAA
- the IKI3 gene encoding Elongator subunit IKI3 (similar to Saccharomyces cerevisiae IKI3 (YLR384C); ancestral locus Anc_4.240) has protein sequence MLGLIGDALILKGTVCDSALCDRLALLTSVENMRNLITLNRGRLRPTGAPYQGVDSEINFKLLDSSFDTLSDSITCVTGALEVGIVEVSQFLKHGAKNVLVSLNDTFDDELLSFIHFADINQVVLVFKQGDIISATYDPSTYDPNNTVVEIVGTIDNGIEAAEWSFDEETLALVTSDRNVILLSKILEPIVEVPLAIEDLKKSKHVTVGWGKKETQFRGKGARAMEREALASLKASGLVGNQLRDPTMPYMVDTGEITAMDNREVYISWRGDCEYFALSTIETVEDADDTEAKVERRVIRVYTRDGQLDSASEPVDGMEHGLSWKPQGSLIASIKRTAQMDDEKALELIFFERNGLRHGEFDTRLPLDEKVRHLTWNCSSEVLTIVLEDKIQLWITKNYHWYLKQEIYAKNVRYVKWHMEKDFTLMYGDEENVNIVDLAYKMTQGPTLEPHDNGMSLVVDGNSVCITPLAMANVPPPMYYRDFETPGNVIDVAVSFSNEIFAALNRDALILASVPSLMDMKKGQHPTVACVFKISEFASELDSPRQVAFINDSTVGVLLDSDNLSRIALINVEDVTQPAVTTVVDTYDKVVLLRSSFDYNQLVYESRDGTIMKLDLDGQAEQVAKFPQLVRDFRVKRVHNLIKHEADQWESESSEMVAFGVTSSGKLYANNTLLASAVTSIEITDSFLLFTTAQHNLQFVHLNNLDFKPIPLVEEGVVDERVRAIERGSILVSVMPSSSAVVLQASRGNLETIHPRIMVLSRVRKDIMAKRYREAFVCCRTHRINLDILHDYAPDLFFENLESFINQVERVDYLNFFISCLCEDDVTKTKYKETLDIGMSDPFELEPAPLTEMQEYMKKKMFEPSKSKVNKICQAVLDVLLSKPSYRQKYIQTIITAYASQTPQNLEDALSLISSLASDEEKESCITYLCFLQDPNVVYKVALSLYDVKLAVSVAQKSQMDPREYLPFLQSLYDNEPLRRQFLIDDYLKNYTKALDHLAKIGETAEDLSTEAMEYLKIHGLYEHGLLLYRYDTKKQNTVYYLFAKDLSSKQEYQDAAVIYEMLEKQREAMQAYTAAKKWREALAIASSHFPEEVNELAEELISSLTFEHRYSDTAVIHLEFMNDLEAAMKDYCLAYQYDMACLVAAKRSKNGLIAKIVDPGLGEGFGVVAELLADCESQVNSQLRRLRELRAKKEEDPYGFYGQEPAQEDDVSIAPSETSTQESFFTKYTGKTGGTAKTGASRRTAKNKRREERKRARGKKGTIYEEEYLVQSIGRLIERLDQTRPDAVKLISGLCRRAMKEQAYKIQKSFVDLTQMLRTHITEIYNISEKDRERVDENGELYYIPEIPVPEIKDFPKSKVVDF, from the coding sequence atGCTAGGATTAATAGGCGATGCCCTCATATTAAAAGGTACTGTCTGTGATAGTGCTCTTTGTGATCGACTGGCGTTATTAACAAGTGTTGAGAACATGCGGAATTTGATCACTCTCAATAGGGGTAGATTAAGACCCACTGGAGCGCCTTATCAGGGAGTGGATTCTGAGATTAACTTTAAGCTGCTTGATAGCTCCTTTGATACTCTTTCGGACAGTATAACGTGTGTAACTGGTGCTCTTGAAGTGGGAATAGTTGAAGTCTcacaatttttgaagcacGGTGCAAAGAACGTGTTGGTGTCGCTTAATGATacttttgatgatgaattatTGAGTTTTATTCATTTTGCCGATATCAACCAGGTGGTTCTTGTATTTAAACAAGGTGACATTATATCAGCCACCTATGATCCAAGTACTTATGATCCTAATAACACTGTTGTAGAGATTGTTGGGACAATCGATAACGGTATCGAAGCAGCTGAATGGTCtttcgatgaagaaactttggcGCTAGTGACTAGCGATCGTAATGTGATTTTGTTGAGTAAAATACTGGAACCTATAGTGGAAGTGCCGCTAGCAattgaggatttgaaaaagtcTAAGCATGTCACAGTCGGCTGGGGTAAGAAAGAAACGCAGTTCAGAGGTAAAGGTGCTAGAGCAATGGAGAGAGAGGCATTAGCTAGTTTAAAGGCTTCAGGACTGGTTGGTAATCAGTTGAGGGATCCCACTATGCCTTATATGGTGGACACCGGTGAGATCACAGCTATGGATAATCGTGAGGTATACATATCATGGAGGGGAGACTGCGAATACTTTGCTCTTTCCACGATCGAAACGGTGGAAGATGCTGATGACACAGAGGCCAAGGTCGAAAGAAGAGTCATAAGAGTATACACGCGTGATGGTCAACTGGATAGTGCGTCTGAGCCAGTCGATGGCATGGAACATGGTCTAAGTTGGAAACCACAGGGATCCTTGATTGCATCCATAAAGCGCACAGCTCAAATGGATGACGAAAAGGCTTTAGAActcattttcttcgaaagaaatGGGCTAAGACATGGTGAATTTGATACCAGACTTCCGTTAGACGAGAAGGTAAGACATTTAACATGGAATTGCAGCTCGGAAGTACTCACTATTGTTTTAGAAGATAAAATACAATTATGGATTACAAAGAACTATCATTGGTATTTGAAGCAAGAAATATATGCCAAGAACGTAAGATATGTCAAGTGGCATATGGAAAAGGATTTTACACTGATGTACGGCGACGAGGAGAACGTCAATATTGTTGATCTAGCTTACAAAATGACCCAAGGTCCAACTCTCGAACCGCATGATAACGGTATGTCGCTAGTTGTCGATGGAAACTCGGTCTGCATCACTCCTTTGGCAATGGCAAACGTACCCCCTCCAATGTACTacagagattttgaaacACCTGGTAATGTGATTGATGTTGCTGTTAGCTTTTCAAATGAAATCTTCGCGGCGTTGAATCGTGATGCTCTGATTTTAGCCTCCGTACCTAGTCTCATGGATATGAAAAAGGGACAACATCCGACTGTTGCTTGTGTATTCAAGATTTCGGAGTTTGCCAGCGAATTGGACTCACCGCGTCAAGTTgccttcatcaatgacaGTACGGTAGGTGTTCTCTTGGACTCTGATAACTTATCTCGCATAGCATTGATCAACGTTGAGGACGTTACTCAGCCAGCTGTTACCACCGTCGTTGATACCTACGATAAGGTTGTTTTATTGAGAAGCAGTTTCGATTATAACCAGTTGGTTTATGAAAGCCGCGATGGAACAATTATGAAGCTTGACCTGGACGGCCAAGCCGAGCAGGTTGCCAAATTTCCGCAACTGGTACGAGACTTCAGAGTTAAGAGAGTCCACAACTTGATCAAGCATGAGGCAGATCAATGGGAGTCGGAAAGTTCCGAGATGGTCGCATTTGGTGTCACGAGTAGTGGTAAGTTGTACGCTAATAACACTTTATTAGCATCTGCCGTGACTTCAATTGAGATAACGGACTCTTTCTTGCTGTTTACGACTGCTCAGCATAATCTGCAATTCGTGCATTTGAATAATTTGGATTTCAAGCCTATACCTCTTGTAGAAGAAGGCGTTGTTGACGAAAGAGTTCGCGCAATTGAGAGAGGCTCTATACTGGTTTCAGTCATGCCTTCCAGTTCTGCTGTTGTCCTACAGGCCAGCCGTGGTAACTTAGAGACGATTCATCCTAGAATAATGGTCCTGTCTCGCGTCCGTAAGGATATTATGGCTAAACGCTACAGAGAGGCATTTGTATGTTGCCGTACGCACAGAATCAATCTAGACATTTTACATGACTACGCACCCGACCTCTTTTTCGAAAACTTAGAaagcttcatcaatcaagtGGAAAGAGTTGACTATCtaaacttcttcatttcgTGTCTATGTGAAGATGATGTGACCAAAACAAAATACAAAGAAACTCTCGATATAGGAATGTCAGATCCGTTTGAGCTGGAGCCTGCTCCATTAACAGAGATGCAAGAATAcatgaagaaaaagatgTTCGAACCCTCAAAGTCTAAGGTCAACAAAATCTGTCAAGCTGTTTTGGACGTGCTTCTAAGCAAACCATCTTACCGCCAAAAATATATTCAAACTATCATTACCGCATACGCATCTCAGACTCCTCAGAACCTGGAAGATGCTCTAAGTCTCATTAGTTCATTGGCCAGtgatgaggagaaagagTCATGCATAACATACTTGTGCTTCCTACAGGACCCTAACGTGGTGTACAAGGTTGCGCTATCTCTTTATGATGTGAAACTAGCTGTATCCGTTGCgcaaaaatctcaaatgGATCCACGAGAATACTTACCGTTTCTGCAAAGTCTCTATGATAATGAACCCCTGCGTCGCCAGTTTCTGATTGATGACTACCTGAAAAACTATACCAAAGCTTTAGACCATTTAGCAAAAATCGGTGAAACCGCAGAAGATCTTTCTACAGAGGCAATGGAGTACCTCAAAATCCATGGACTGTATGAACACGGATTGTTGTTGTACCGCTATGACACGAAGAAACAGAACACGGTTTATTATTTGTTTGCCAAGGATCTTTCGTCTAAGCAAGAATACCAGGATGCTGCTGTTATATATGAAATGCTGGAGAAACAAAGGGAAGCAATGCAAGCATATACGGCAGCTAAGAAATGGCGTGAAGCTTTGGCAATAGCCTCATCCCACTTCCCTGAAGAGGTTAATGAGCTTGCTGAAGAGCTGATTTCATCACTAACATTCGAGCACAGATATTCCGACACGGCAGTTATTCATCTCGAATTTATGAACGATTTAGAAGCAGCTATGAAGGATTACTGTCTGGCATACCAATATGATATGGCATGTTTAGTGGCAGCTAAGAGAAGTAAGAATGGATTGATCGCCAAGATTGTCGATCCTGGTTTAGGCGAAGGTTTCGGTGTTGTCGCAGAGCTTCTAGCGGATTGTGAGAGTCAAGTAAACTCACAGCTCAGAAGATTAAGGGAACTACGTGCGAAGAAGGAGGAGGATCCATATGGGTTCTATGGACAAGAACCGGCCCAAGAGGATGACGTTTCCATAGCTCCTTCAGAAACTTCCACTCAAGAATCATTTTTCACCAAGTATACAGGTAAGACGGGCGGTACTGCCAAGACTGGAGCATCTCGTCGTACTGCAAAGAACAAGCGTCGTGAAGAACGTAAACGTGCTCGTGGAAAGAAGGGAACGATCtacgaagaagaatatcTGGTCCAATCAATTGGCAGACTGATAGAACGATTGGACCAAACGAGACCTGACGCCGTGAAATTGATTAGTGGTCTCTGTAGACGTGCCATGAAAGAACAAGCctacaaaattcaaaagagtTTCGTCGACCTTACACAAATGCTACGGACGCACATTACGGAGATATACAACATTAGTGAAAAGGATCGCGAGAGAGTTGACGAAAATGGCGAGTTATATTACATTCCAGAGATTCCAGTCCCtgaaatcaaagattttccCAAGAGTAAAGTTGTTGATTTTTAA
- the RAD59 gene encoding Rad59p (similar to Saccharomyces cerevisiae RAD59 (YDL059C); ancestral locus Anc_4.239), producing the protein MSSYLNHTIGYDETKFSAGPGVNMDDLEVREDWDGRPASTWAVQRIGVLLSKVEKHTYQICHNPRYEKVDPSRLIPGHLLRQIANESFGYDGWKMEVLQVEAHEKSTPTSHAGTEEATKHTVLAEARVEIRLKDGTNTQASGFGYATLSSKGQSFGKAQKEACNHAFKKAILGFEKIIMEHGMKVENKYYVNGLYPSEMKKEKN; encoded by the coding sequence ATGAGTTCCTACTTGAATCATACCATCGGATACGATGAGACTAAGTTCAGTGCTGGGCCAGGTGTGAACATGGACGACCTAGAAGTCCGTGAAGATTGGGACGGACGGCCAGCAAGCACTTGGGCTGTACAACGTATTGGAGTATTGCTATCGAAAGTGGAGAAACACACATACCAGATCTGCCACAACCCGAGATATGAAAAGGTCGATCCGTCCCGACTGATACCGGGGCACTTGCTTCGCCAGATTGCCAATGAATCATTTGGTTATGACGGCTGGAAGATGGAGGTTCTTCAAGTGGAGGCTCATGAGAAATCCACCCCTACTTCTCATGCAGGAACGGAAGAGGCAACAAAACACACTGTCCTAGCGGAAGCCAGAGTTGAGATTCGCCTCAAAGACGGCACAAACACGCAAGCGAGTGGTTTCGGTTATGCCACTTTGTCCAGCAAAGGCCAAAGTTTTGGCAAGGCTCAGAAAGAAGCCTGTAACCAtgctttcaagaaagcGATACTTGGGTTTGAGAAAATCATTATGGAACATGGAATGAAAGTGGAGAATAAATATTATGTAAATGGTCTCTATCCTTCTGAGATGAAAAAGGAGAAAAATTAG